In Embleya scabrispora, the DNA window AGCGTCTCGCCGGGTTGGATCGCGATCTTCTCGGTGACCTGATCCGAGGTCAGCAGGGAGCCCGCGCGCAGCTCGACGGCGGCGCGTTTGCCCACGATGACGCCCTTGGAGCCGGACCCGATCGGGCGCAGACCGGGCGCGTCGTTGATCTCCACGACCCGCAAGTCCTCGGCGGTGATCGTCTGACCGTAGGGCACCGTGCGGGCCACGGCGAGCACCGGCACCCGTTTGTCGCCCATCTGATAGAACGCCGCCGAGCCCAGTCCGCCCGCCGCGATCAGCGCGACCGAGAGCGCGATGAGCGCGGGCCGCCGGCGTCTGGCGCCGAGGCTGCGCGTGGGCGTGACCGGCATCGCGCCGGCGGTCGCTCCCGGTGTCGCGACGCCGTTGCCCGATGGCCGTTCCGTAGCTGCCTTCACCACCGGCTCCGCCCCCTTGCTCTGCCGGGTCCACCCAGGTTCCGTGCGGACCGTGATCCACTTCGGAGCTACCGCTCGTATCTTCCACCACACACACTGTCAGGTGAATGGTGAACGGCTCGAAAACCGCCGCCGAAGTTGATCATTCGATGCATTCCGCGACGTCGACGCACCCCGTCAACCAGCACGATCGCGGACGCCATGTGACGAACCCGACCCCACCCAAGATCACGGGCAAGCATCTCGTTCCGGACACCGAACGGGCCCCACGATGGTCCCGAAACGAGCCCCGCCGCAAGCACTTTCGGGCAATTGTTGGCCGGCCGGGTTCGGACCGCACCGCGCGCGCCCGAACGTGATATCGCGCGGCCGAGCCGACGCCGCGCACGGTACTCGATCCGATGTACGAAGAACTCCCGGGTTCCACGCGCCAATCCGGCAAAACGGCGGATGTGTCGTCATGTCGACGCGGCGACGATCGGGCGTCGTGACGGCGACGCCCGGAGCAGTCACAGGAGTTCAGTCCCGTCGGCGGATCGCCCGCACCGGCAGGTGTCCGGGGCGCGGGAGCGCGCTCGTCCTCGGCCGGGACGGCTTGCCGGGCACCGGCTCCAGATGCCACCGCGCGCACACCGTCGCCACGGTGGTCACGATCTGGGCCAGGAACAGGTGTTCGCCGACACACCGGTGCACGCCCGCGCCGAAGGGCATGTACACGCCGCGCGCACGCCCCCGGAAACCGGGCTCCGCCCAGCGGTCCGGATCGAAGCGCTCGGGCTCGGGGAACAGCTCCGGATCCCGGTGCAGCGCGTGATGGCTGTACAACACGTCGCCGTCGGCCGGGATGTGATGCCCCATCACGTCGACGTCGCGATTGGCCCGGCGCACCACCAGCCAGGGCGCGTACAACCGAAGCGTCTCGTCGACAACACTCCTTGTATATACGAGGGCGCCCAGGTTCTCCGCGATCGGCGGCCCGCCGGCCAGTACCTCGTGCAACTCGGCGTGCAGCCGCTTGCGGACGTCCTCGTCGCGGCCGATCTCGTGAAAGACCCACGAGAGGGTGGCGTTGGTGTTGTCGTTGCCGGCGATCAGCATGGACACCACCTCGTCGCGCACCGCCTCGGGCGACATGCCCATCCCGACGAACTCGCCGAGCAGCCCCTGCCCCGAACCCGCGTCCACCGCCGCGGCGATCGCGTCGCGCAACCGGCCC includes these proteins:
- a CDS encoding SAF domain-containing protein — encoded protein: MKAATERPSGNGVATPGATAGAMPVTPTRSLGARRRRPALIALSVALIAAGGLGSAAFYQMGDKRVPVLAVARTVPYGQTITAEDLRVVEINDAPGLRPIGSGSKGVIVGKRAAVELRAGSLLTSDQVTEKIAIQPGETLVPIAVDATRMPVQRVTPGTRILVVTAVAAPAGANAVPAQPVTIAATVIRASAADPNSGSGKAVLDVAVPAKDGPTLALQVVDGRFSIVVLNTGNADAAPNPAPGKAGGTP
- a CDS encoding cytochrome P450, coding for MVPIAPGAVPLLGHTPALLRGRWDFVSSLRAHGPIVRIRVGPKELYVLNDPALVRCVLVEHADTVERDGFFKQARLHIGDGLAASDGPLHRARRRTLQPAFQRSRIGAYVDVIRRRAEDASAQWLPGSTLALDREMSELGLTTLGRLIFGEDPTADAAVAEVRRSLPVFIQEVFTRTVLPEWARRLPTPGNRRFAETGGRLRDAIAAAVDAGSGQGLLGEFVGMGMSPEAVRDEVVSMLIAGNDNTNATLSWVFHEIGRDEDVRKRLHAELHEVLAGGPPIAENLGALVYTRSVVDETLRLYAPWLVVRRANRDVDVMGHHIPADGDVLYSHHALHRDPELFPEPERFDPDRWAEPGFRGRARGVYMPFGAGVHRCVGEHLFLAQIVTTVATVCARWHLEPVPGKPSRPRTSALPRPGHLPVRAIRRRD